The stretch of DNA attttttttttggtgaaaaaataaatactcaaTTAAAATATAGGTAAattccaaaaaagaaaaagaatatggTTAAATATTAAGACACAAAGAGGGTCCAAACGTGAGCGTGACTGTCAAATCTAcatgctctctctctctctctctctctctctaaagtAAACAACACAGCGAAGAagaattcattcattcaattcacATTTCACAGCACACAGGTCCTTCGCTTCGGAGAGAGATTCCACAATCACTACTCTTCCGTTCAAATCTCTCAATCtcactcttcttcttcaaaatatAATGTTCCCGATTCAAAAGGTACCGTGTTTTTCTTCATAcatataatatcatattaatttcttttgtatCTCTAAACTCATAATTTTCTCTTGTTAATTtctttgtgtattttttttgtgttgttcATACATTGATTTTGTTagcttcttttttctttttcgttcTTTCTCAGAAGATCTCTACAGTTATATAGTTTTTGAGATTCATGATAACTTAGAAATCATCAATTCTTAAACTCATACTACAAATTTATAATGCTGTTGCaagattttcaatttcaacattttttaatttttatttgctatgtataatattattaattaaattatttttgagttttttcgtttttgtttgttgatgatgaattTGTCTTAGTTATTGCTTAGTTTCCACCACCCGGGTCTGGTCCATTCGACTGTCTAATATAATTTGGGGTCGGTTtgacattaagtggtttcagtctTCTCTCGATTCTAGGTGTGGGGATCCAATTAAGGTGCAccataattatttatttgttttgagcAATGTTAATTCAATGATGTATGAATTTATTTTGGAGAGTTAATTGTTtagttaattatatatatattttttattttgtgcatattttatttttttgttggaaaaggTTAAtgattgatttttaattttgaggGAATTAGAGTTTCTGAGATTCTTCTATTGAACTCTGTGCTTTTAGGTAGTAGCTATTTTCCTGAgtacaataaaaaaaaggtaCCCTTTTATGGAAATGGGATCTGCTTTTTTCCCAActcatgaaaaaaataaattaaattatcattattattattattgtattacTTATCACTATCCATAATAATAGTGACAATAATAGTTATATAGTACTTGTATTAGTACTAGTAATtagtactaataataataaaacataataaatcATATTTATACTTTATAGTAGTGTCTGATTCCTCTGGAAAAGTAACTAATTGTGGTCATGATTTCTACAACATACCTTGTCTCATATGCCCAAATATCTTAAACAATTCCAAAACTAATCACGTTTTGTCTCTCTGTTATGTCTTAGTGCAGGCCTGTACAGATACAAGTATATGATTATggataaattaatattaataatgaaCAGAAAAAGTTAACTACTAGCACAGTAGTAACAGTATTTTTTTACACTAAGTGCCGAGAAGTAGAGAATTATAAGTTTGAACTCACATCCTGATATATTAAATGTCTATGCAACATTTTGCTGTCTGAGTTGTACTTATATGATATGGTATGCGTGTGAAACTCACACAGTAGGTTCAAACCTGCGACCTAACATATCAAATGTCTCTGTAACATTTTACCGCCGAAGCACTAAGAGTGTGAAACTTACTCACATACACTAGGTGCAGATAACTAGAGAAATACACAGTTCGAACCCGCGTCCCAgtatatcaaatattttcttgcAACATTTTATCGTCTGAGTTGTACTTAGGTGATATAAGAGTATAAGTTGTGAATTATTCTTAaatcttttttaatattttgttatatatCATGCATGCTGCAGGGTTGGTTCTGACTTGAATTGCCTTTTGAGTTTGGactctaaaaataaaacaagaatgGAAGATGATACATTCTCTGGTATTGGAAATGGTACACAGATTGATACTAAGATTTTAGGAACTTTTCAGAAGAGTTTTGTTCAAGTGCAGAACATTTTGGATCAAAACAGGTTACTAATCAATGAGATAAACCAAAATCACGAGTCTAAGATTCCCGATAATCTCAGCAGAAATGTTGGATTAATTAAAGAGCTGAACAATAACATTAGAAGAGTGGTTGATTTATATGCTGATCTTTCAAGTTCTTTTACTAAATCTATGGATGTTACTTCTGAAGGAGATTCAAGTGGTGCTGTGAAATCAGATGGAAAAGGTGCACACAAAAGACACAGGCCTACATAGAAAGAgggtttgtttttcttaattcttTTTGATTTGTGAAGAAGTATCATCATAACTTCACAATCTTGTTGAGGTGTAGAACAATGTTTAGGTTCTTTAGTTGAAATTCAAACTCTCCTCTTGTATTACAGAACTTTCTTAAGCTCATAACTTACTCTACTTatgttttaaatataaaaaaaaattatgttgattTTCCATCCCAATTCCTCTCATTGTAATTTTggatctaataaaaaaaaatcaagcatGTTAATTGtggtactctttttttttttggttggtaGATAGAAGAATGATAAAGGTTTATAAACACACAAGTGGAGGGAGACGAGGTTCGAACTCCTGTCATAGTGTCCGGCCTaataatttcgacattttttgCCAGTTGAGCTCTTAGACTTGTGAACTTTTTTTACTCTCTTTTAACATGTGATGGAATTGAATATAATTTACAGATgatttttttctctatctgtTGTTTTTGCAATGATGAGTTAGATTGCATGAGTTGAGTCTTTCAACTTGCTTTAACTTTTCTCCTTGTTAAAAGGAATTAAAGGGTATTCACTAAACTTTGTCTATAATTCTTTTTGATGTGAACTCATCATGATaccttttttttattctcttttcaAGTTCAACCCAAAATGTTGGTCCTAATTGTTACTTTAGAGATGATACCTGAAATTGAGAAGGGATTTCAGATACTGTTTTAGTCCCATTCCTATAATCATAGCtttttaccaaataaaaattaccTGGTTTTTATTTCATGTGTCCTTTTGGTGAGAATTGACAACAGTAAATTTTTTTAGTCAGCCCAAAATTTTAGTAGTTAATTTGCTAGGCGAGGAAAAAATGTTAGTACACTACAAGAATACATCTATTTATTGGCGGATTTAAATAACTCTTATAGAGGGTTTTAGCCCTCAGTAAGTTAGTGGCGGCCTAAACTCTCACTACAAGAATCTTTGTTCCTCAGAGATTGTTAATTGGGGATGTGGATTAGATAGTCGACTCCCATGACTGCCGCAGTCAGTGAGATTAGAACTGTTTCATTAAGATCAAAAGGTCAAAATAATCAATACTGCGTTAAAATCGAAGTCGTCTAATTTTGATCAAACAACTCTGATTTCCCAACTGCAGCTTAACTGCACCCTAATCGACGACACTCGATCCATTTCCAAAATCGGTATTCCAATCCAAACCAGTGGACTATTCTTTCGGGGACATAGAACTGTACACATTATATATAAGATGCTCTGAAACACAGAAACAGGGGGAAGAAATCAGctttatatatatcttttttgttTCTGATCACACAACCACAAAAACAGAATCTTAGATAAGAGACTATGAGTTGttgactattattttattttgtcttcTATTTTACTCAATGAATGATATTGGCTAGTAAAGTAAAGTAAAGTATTTTTGTTAGCTTATAGTTATAATACAAAGTATACAGTATAGTCTCTATATAGATGTATGTAAACAGTGACACCCCAACAATATGACAAGGGACCCAAAGATTCTCTTTTGGAAGTAAACTTCTCAATGTTTATCTCTTCTTTCTTAGGTTCTTCCTCTTGATCtacttttcaattttcatctcCTTTTTATTCTCTTTATGCAATAAATGTCCTCAATGACAAACCTTATTATTGTTGAAAATTCTCTGGCTTGGATttctctctcactctcactGATTGAGCAGATTCTTTGTTGGTGGACCCAATTTGTGGCAGCCTAATTTCCTGATCTTAGGAAATAGGCCCACATGAGTGATTGCTGAAAATGGCTTGTTTCTGGTTTAGATTTTGCACATTGAAAGAAAGGACATTTTCCTTATCTACTAAATTGATTCCTCTATCCATATTTCATAATCTCTATTATTCACAAATCACATCAACTCACTTAGATCTAGCTTACTAGATCATCTCTAATGGTGCAATTAAGGTTAAGTTGTTTAACTAAATTTTGGTTGCTTCTATGCTATAACTGCAATATGAGGGATTGAAAcgacttgatgtcagaactgacatTCGAATCAAATTAGGCAATCTAGTAGGCCGGATACTAACGGTGAAAACTAAATAAAAAGAAACCTATTTTTTAGCATTTAGATAAGATGACACTTGTCTCTTCTAAATTAACCAAAGATCCTGAATTTGATCTCTAGTTTGTGCATACAATTTCCGCCTATTTGAATCATATAAGTTACATTTTATAGATTCATATTTTTTACGCTATAATTGCTTTGAGAAAGGAGTTATGTGGCAATTCCAAACGAGCACTTAGTAATTTAGCATATTTCTACTCCAATGATGTAATGTAATCTTATAAGATCTACTTTCCTTACTTACATGTGAACATTcgataaaactttttttattttttgaagttaAACAACCTAAGAAGACACTCTCGTTGGAGATAATCTTAGTCTATCATTTCTCCATTACCTCGGTGTTTCTTACTTAGCCTCACttataaatgaaatattacCACTTTTATCATacacaaaatgaaatataagaGTGAAGTTTTCATAATCTAGACACAATATATTTACTTTCAAGCCAATTCAAATTATGATGAGCTCTAAAtcttaaatgataaaataaaacaagtatGTGGCAAAAATTATGAGGGTTAGAGTCACTTTCTCAAAAAggtttaaaaaatgattttgaactattaactaattaattagttaattattgACTAATCACTTGTCACACCCTTGTTTACCACTGCCCAAAAAATGATATGTTGAtattaacattacaaattactCACTAACAATGAATTGATCCAAGTAGTCAAACTCTTAGTCCCCTTAAGTATGTGATCAGAGGTTCGATTCCCGACTCATGCGTATGAAGAAAATTCGGCTGGGAAAGAAGAACCTAACTTATGTGTCTCACATGTTTCTCGACGAAGATTAGTCATCCCTAACGATGATGAAAACCtggtaataaaaaaacattataaattacTCATTTCATGACCAACTTGGGTGACACAATTTAGTTAGTTATAAACCATGTCATAGCCgctaaaagagaaaaataatgcagtagattaaaatatatttgtagagaaaaaatgGTAGGGAACAGTGTTCCATACAGATATCATATGCATGCAATGTTTGAGGTAATGATCAAGGTTTGGAAaatcttatataaaaaaatgttttttggtCCCTACACAAGCCAAGACAAATTAAACATTGTCTAGCACATAACATGTGCAATGGGAATCTACTTTTCTCTTTGTTCCTTGCATTTCCAGCAAATAGGTTGGAAAGGAGTCCAACTCTAGTTTGCCCTTTGAAagcaattttttatattaataataatgtaattaaCTTAACTTGTTGATATGACCATATTACTGTAATCTGATTATAATAATCCACCCCCCATGCCGGAAATGTTTGATTATTAATTATGGCTAAATGACTTAATTTGATGATAGTTTTTAATATGCTATCATCATCAAGCTCCTTTTGCCAAATTAGTGTTGTCTCTCTATTGTGATCTTTGATGAATTAGTCGTTGCAGTTACAAATAGAGAACTTTTAGCTTACACTTAATTAACATGATGACTTAAAAATGTGGTAATTAGTaagtattaaaaattataaattgagaGACGGCTATTAAATATAGGTAAAATTATACTTGTagtcttaatttaattttagctaataatttggtcatttatttatttttattctcatttttcCCTTTTTGTCCATTTGTTTATCAAAATCAGAACAGAGACactctcttaaaaaaaatacacttatTTTAATTACTAATGCTTGAATGTCCAAGTACAATATGAATTCCTATTTATTGGAGAAGAAAAACTTCAAGACTTACATGCATGAAGACACTGTTAAAAGAAATTCatgtaacaaattaaataagtgtTAAAGGAACTACATGCaacaaaacaaatatgataCATGCAACAAATCAAATATATGTCATGCACTCGAGCATGTGTATTACATGCAAAATGTTAATGGATTAATCCTAACATGAACAGACTTGGATCATAATGGATGGAAATAAATTCCATATGCAAATGgactaaaaaaatgaaataagagATCAAATCattactaattatttttttttaacagcaaaatgATTTGTATTACTCCGTAATAATAGGAAAAAAGTACAAGAGGTACTCtattcacacacaaaaaaaagaaggtacaattacagtagaaactctttaaattaataatgtcaggaccgaagaaatttattaatttagagagttattaatttatcgataaattaataattattaatttaaagagtttttaagtaattatactgtacataccaaacaaaaaggaaaattaGTCTATGTCTCTTAGACTTACGTTGCTGCGAACCTTGAGACTCAACGTAAATTAGTAACTACTGTGTTCATATGCATTGGAAAACAGACAACTattgaatcatatttcaatagagtgtaatatttttttttcagtttctatgaattattaatttataattttcttgggaccgaaaattataaagggatctcccgaaaaattattatcttattattttatcaatttttaaaattttttacaTTGGCCTAAGTCGGGACcagacaaatttattattttagagagtttattaatttaccgagtattaatttaaagagtttctactGTAGTACTCGAACCATTCCAAAAAATCAATCAgaacaaaaacattttcaataTTCCTACTAATTCTATAATCCACTCCCAAAAGTTATCGAACTATACAATCAAAATGCTCGatatattattcataaaataaacatgGCGGTAAAACCTTTTTAGCCATTAACCATTTCCACGAGAATAGAAGTGTAAATATACTCCAATCATAGAATAGATTAATAGATTAACTAGTGTTTGTATCTGAGCGATAAGGATATCCCtgattttaaaaaagtaaataaacttCATTTTGTTGACCCTTTAGAAAGATACATGGTCATTAAAATTTCCATAACTTCTGAACATAAGATACGTGGTCACTAAAATTTCCATAACTTATGAACATTATTAGTTAAATTTAGGGCGTTGACTTGCTACTGATTggttagtagtagtagtagtgacCCTCAACTTATGTTTAGATTCTCAAGTAGTCAGTGGAACCGGGAATTAAAATTTGGGAGGGCcgctaaaaaatttataatacataaattaaataaaaaattatatgtcatataaaaattaaaataataaataatacaaatttggtccttaaaaaaaataaatacaaatttgatcataaaaaataaataaattgcatacCCTAAATAATATTTTACGTATGCCAAGTGGcttgaaataaataaactaatacttacataaagtttttttttgacttaatcCTTACATAAAGTTGAtcactaaaaaattatatattttaccaTATTACAAGTATAATTAAAAGAGAATATTATAGAAATTGTCCATTGTTtctattgatatatatatttataaagatcAACCTTTTATAAAATGTTGTTGTTGGTTCAGTGGTTTGAGAAAATATTTTAGTCATCGAATGAGTGGGTTTGAATCTTGTGTATTGAATATGAtgtttttttaagagaaaaagcacaaaaaatcaaaaacagaGGACTACGGGAGTAGACTCGCGACCCCTCCATTCTACTGCGCGCCATCATCAATCAAAACCACAGGGCTACCTATAATTTCATGTTAAACTGGTGCGCGaaccaatatatatacaatatatagttttaatttatgaaaataccAAGGGTATTAtattaatttctcattttttcggGGGTGGCCGTGGCCCACCCCAGCCACCCCTAGTTCCGCCACTTAGTACAAAGATCGTGTCTAATTAGTGAAGCTTCACTTTGTCAGTGTGCAATGAAAGTTATCTTTCGTTTATATTGTGTGTCAATGCTTAATTAAATGCTTAACATAATTTAGAATTTGGatttctcaaatattttttcgtGAATAGATTGGGGGAgtgaaataaaaatttcaaaagtaacAACTATGAGAGGTAGAGAGAGAGGCGGCTCGCCTAGGGCTTACCTAGGTTGGCCGCGCCGGTCTCCTTCACCGGCTAAGAGGCAAACACCGGGGCGTGGGTCCATGCCAGGGTGCCAGATATGGGGTGGGATGGGGAAGATTGGACTGAGGTGAGATCGAGAAGGCGGAAAGAGCAGTGACAGATGGATGATGGCGTGGACAGGTTAAGACAGTGCAATCGCAGCCGAGGTCGATCGTATTCTTCCAACCCACATCGTTCATTCTCTGACAGGCATCACCGTTACTAGTTTTTCATGCGTGATCACGATCGTTCCAATAGGTCCCGGTCTCGTTACGGCAAAGAGCTTGAGCACTGGCGTCGATGGTACAGTTCTGCTACTTCAATGCGATCGGATTACAACCAGCACCATGATAGTCGGCGACGATCGCCGCATCAGCACCTCCCGGGATCACGTCGACAATCCTTGTGTCATAGGTAGGATTGAATCTCAAAGGAGGAGGAACACAAAAATTCAGGCTCTGGTTTTGCACAACACAAGGCACATGTTTATATTGATCTGAATGTACAAGTGTTGGCATTGAGAAAGGGGAGTCTAATCTTCCGGAAGGAGTGAAGGTGGGCGATGTTATGGTTAAGCTAGGGGGTAGCTAGAAGCGGGTTCAACATCATAGTCAGCAACTTATGACAAGCACAAGAAAGATGTCAATGGACGACGTCGTAGAGCCCAATCATAATGTTTTGTTACGAAACTATAAGTCTACGGCTGACGATGTGAAATGGGCCCGATCTGGTCTTGTAGCAACGGTTAAAGGGGGTGAGGCGGTCCCGgttatacaaaacaaaatagaGGACGCAGGCTTTAATGATTTGGTCATCATTTCGATGGGGGCTGACACAATTTTTGTTCAAAGCGAGGCAGAGGTTGAAGCAGTGACTATAATGGACAACGCCAAGGAGTTTTTCAAGCTTTTATTCTCAAATTGGGTGAAATGGGAGCCAGGGGTGGTGCCTTTTCGAAGGGGGGCTTGGGTCCACCTATATGGCATTCCGCTACAAGCTtggaatgaatttttttttggctttgcGTTATTGACTTTGGAAGGTTTCTTCGGGTGGATAGCTGTTCGACAGACAATGATAGAGTTGATTTTGCTCGTGTTTTGATAGCGACACCTGACCTGGAGATTATTAAGAAAGTTGAAAAGGTGTTGGTAGATGGACTTTTGGTGGAGATCAGGATTATTGAGGAATGGGGCTATGCGTTGGGGGAAGATGCTTGTTTGTTCAAGGATGATAATGCCTTTGAAGCATCCCACTACGATATCAAAGCAAAGAACGGTGACCAGGAAGCTAGTCacctgaagtagcaaagttttttaCAAGAAAGGGGggattgaattgtgaacctattaaaatttaccttttaaaaaatGCAACTCAACAGAAaacgttagaatgatctcagaaggATCTGGTTAGCAGTAAAACGAATTCAAAGTGAATTGTGTGCTCAGTGTTTGCTCAAAATAAAAGATAAGGAAAGAGAGAATCAACACACATcaattatactggttcaccccgAATAGTATGGGTTACGTCCAGTTCTCACGCTCCATGAGTATCCACTACAATCTTGAGATACTAGTAATATCAAATTACAAACCTCCTTAatctaaaccaagatcaataaACATTAAGCCCTACAAGCTTAATATCTACCTCAGTCCTACAGACTaaaggtgtcactcaatcaatagttacgtattgacttgatcAAATCCTTTCTTTTACAATAGAGTTTGTTGGATCACAAGCTTACAAATAAACTCAATCAGGTTGAGAAGCATGATGGCGattttcgcaagtgtacgaaattgtgcaagtaatatatttaaaacggtaagaccgagtgtcgaactcaaggatcgcgttatactgttgaattgtgatttttactcgattgaacaaaaggtttcagtttgattggttgcaatagcaataataataataataacgaaaattactttgtatttgataataataaaaatgtcaggGATGAGTTTCACTAGACTACTATCTTAATGTAGTGACTTGATTATGACTATTGAAggtatttatcaaattattaccgaATTCCCTAAAGTATTCGtgccctaattccttagtgacagagtcgttaattctaaaataattccTAATTCCTTAGTGAATTTAAGATTAGAACTAAGCATGAATGAACAAGAATTCTAAATTGGTTTCAAGGGTTTGCATCTATTCCTAAATTACAAAGGCAAGAATTTCTTATATCaaagcattcataaattcaactcCCGTATCACAATATGAATCGTATATCAATTTAACGGTGATCAATCGataaaagcattaagcacagatataagaaaaataatcaatagAATTCTTCAATagtcataaatcaaatcataaaataagaatagTCATCTAGGTTTACTCATCCctaacaattaagaaattagcTACTCATAAT from Trifolium pratense cultivar HEN17-A07 linkage group LG5, ARS_RC_1.1, whole genome shotgun sequence encodes:
- the LOC123887019 gene encoding protein ELF4-LIKE 4-like gives rise to the protein MEDDTFSGIGNGTQIDTKILGTFQKSFVQVQNILDQNRLLINEINQNHESKIPDNLSRNVGLIKELNNNIRRVVDLYADLSSSFTKSMDVTSEGDSSGAVKSDGKGAHKRHRPT